One window from the genome of Plasmodium reichenowi strain SY57 chromosome 8, whole genome shotgun sequence encodes:
- a CDS encoding ABC transporter, putative: MFLELYFYLILCCYISFNSSLQVKKNNQYFLNSSYNKKGTSRPSRRKKNSFINNLFLVEHVKTKKSTFKCYQQCKRKKNVESGNDYMCDDVKKKRKKSGKNKKSDICHYDEDEEGIIAKPYYDDYHRENRNDIQYDTNEDNNYEESDQDVYDEESDQDEYDEESDQDVYDEESDQDEYVEESQENECNKESDEADLDEHLKERLMKRKSFYSKLFNIDDNEDKFNVLSPKYNMNIYNILEKNYDQNEENQIVLTIKNLNYEINNRKLITNLNLQLNKTECIGLIGNNGCGKTTLLNLIYENSDNKLKSFTLNNNIKKKEDAVSLNKFNLNILTSSVKKNDFTLLYKILSYMKNNSIELSNLPTLIQNKTIHNILQEVNKDENNTTTNNNNNNKNNNNNNNNNNNELFYKNEVFYFKQNIHLLENNNLTIFEKVLKFYDNTLEKYEILNYIEDNFGKYEKYDTIKKYGLKDNKRNDDITKENIKNASRDIFITELNKNDQKLLQKSCMSSNQFNNVDTYDASNVLKKNEEDFLKSEYFKLILKLYMHEKENIYKEINNIKMNFNKYVNILNLKNFLNVKLCHLSNGYIIRVYLLLLLLSKSKLLLIDEINNNLDIFNIFFIMNIFKYSLKYKKLAIILATHDFFLVSKLCNRILDFNKISGYDVDLSNMALLKKINKNNNHDGQDYGIYMDDMTNNRTNERRSNLTYFKGNYTDYLNNMKILFENRKKKKEELKKILDQINSVISKSKKKKKNEFIQPFVKKKEEELKLYQNINSILFDTKLDYQYLYYNLIYSNKKNTDTKAKGKEKEKSMVTNLTFTNTQKKNMDTEREDEINEKVDYESYSSDTNENGEEKEKNEKQKQQKQQQQQQQKQQQQQQSKQQQQSKQQQQSEQQQQSEQQQPEQKEQVDYNYDDDEDIKKFVYNKFNDVEGNMNKNILIDMSKKIKNNELIETGEKYGTNNMPLYEFENFSFYFLNKNNRKKYIFKNMNLNINSGENVLLLGKNGIGKSTLFKILTNKYNFLLKEKENKLKEKKSIYVYGDNDDIMDTNFSNLINETNIENIKKNYNFEGTINCNFKNVLLTYFEQNMIKKLNAEINDYFKNLVEKVNYEPISFYNNYNKNDDIISNENFCFYILNKTKLLYNEKIDNIEEKINKLLKIFFIDSNTSIKDKSGGEKVRILFLSLFLKKSNLLLLDEINNNLDIYLKNLLLNFLNYIYQGSYILTTHDFYIIKNLNNIHKIIYIFDYQNIFTFYNVQDFIENFYNFILNSFNLCNAELKDHEYIQKKRDKVRLHNYSNYLNSQNILQSNHLVQNNIHLSSPYDTKKKDLINSEENIEQLNNRANYQKYLYDNYDYEILQFLKKQFEKDNNERKNYEQINIQEEIFQKKKINKKNFGGKGTSGKIKIKNWKRWKK, translated from the coding sequence atgtttcttgaattatatttttacttgATATTATGTTgttatatatcatttaataGTAGTTTAcaagttaaaaaaaataatcaatattttttaaacagttcatataataaaaaaggcACTTCTAGGCCTtcaagaagaaaaaaaaactcttttataaataacTTGTTTTTAGTTGAACACGTAAAAACAAAGAAAAGCACCTTTAAATGTTATCAACAATGTAAACGTAAGAAAAATGTAGAATCGGGTAACGATTATATGTGTGATGATGTTAAGAagaagagaaaaaaaagtggaaaaaataaaaaaagtgaTATTTGTCATTATGATGAAGATGAGGAAGGCATTATAGCGAAACCTtattatgatgattatCATCGAGAAAATAGGAATGATATACAATACGATAcaaatgaagataataattatgaagaATCGGACCAAGATGTATACGATGAAGAATCAGACCAAGATGAATATGATGAAGAATCAGACCAAGATGTATACGATGAAGAATCAGACCAAGATGAATACGTTGAAGAATCACAAGAAAACGAATGTAATAAAGAATCAGATGAAGCTGACCTGGATGAACACTTAAAAGAACGtttaatgaaaagaaaatcaTTTTACTCCAAACTTTTTAATattgatgataatgaagaCAAATTTAATGTTTTGTCAccaaaatataatatgaatatttataatatcttagaaaaaaattatgatcAGAATGAAGAGAATCAAATTGTTTTAACTATTAAGaatttaaattatgaaataaataatagaaaattaattactaatttaaatttacaATTAAATAAAACGGAATGTATTGGTTTGATTGGAAATAATGGATGTGGGAAAACGACTTTgttaaatttaatttatgaaaattctgataataaattaaagagttttacattaaataataacataaaaaagaaggaaGATGCAGTATCtcttaataaatttaatttgaatatattaacttcgtctgttaaaaaaaatgattttactttattatataaaatattgtCATATATGAAAAACAATTCAATAGAATTAAGTAATTTACCAACTTtaattcaaaataaaactattcataatatattacaagAAGTTAATAAAGATGAAAACAACACCACCAccaacaacaacaacaacaacaaaaacaacaacaataataataataataataataatgagttgttttataaaaatgaagtcttttattttaaacaAAACATACATCTTCTTGAAAACAATAATTTAACTATTTTTGAAAAGGTTTTGAAGTTTTATGATAACACATTGGAAAAGTAcgaaatattaaattatatcGAAGATAATTTTGGTAAgtatgaaaaatatgatactataaaaaaatatggattGAAAGATAACAAAAGAAATGATGATATtacaaaagaaaatataaaaaatgcTAGTCgtgatatttttattacagaactaaataagaatgatcaaaaattattacaaaaaagTTGTATGTCAAGTAATCAATTTAATAATGTTGATACATATGATGCATCgaatgtattaaaaaaaaatgaagaagactttttaaaatcagaatattttaaattgattttaaaattatatatgcatgaaaaagaaaacatttataaagaaataaataatataaaaatgaattttaataaatatgtaaatatattaaatttaaaaaattttttgaatGTCAAATTATGTCATCTAAGTAATGGTTATATTATTCGtgtatatttgttattacTACTTTTAAGTAAAtctaaattattattaattgatgaaataaataataatcttgatatattcaatatattctttataatgaatatatttaaatattctttaaaatataagaaacTTGCAATAATATTAGCTACGcatgatttttttttagtaaGTAAATTATGTAATCGAATATTAGactttaataaaatatcaGGATATGATGTAGATCTTAGTAATATGgctttattaaaaaaaatcaataaaaataataatcacGATGGTCAGGATTatggtatatatatggatgATATGACTAATAATCGAACAAATGAAAGAAGATCTAATTTAACCTATTTTAAAGGTAATTACACAGattatttgaataatatgaaaatattatttgaaaatagaaaaaagaaaaaagaagaacttaaaaaaatattagatCAAATAAATTCTGTAATATCAAAAagtaaaaagaaaaaaaaaaatgaattcATACAACcatttgtaaaaaaaaaagaagaagaattaaagttgtatcaaaatattaattcTATTCTGTTTGATACAAAACTGGATTATCAATATTTGTATTACAATTTAATCtatagtaataaaaaaaatactgATACAAAAGcaaaaggaaaagaaaaggaaaagtCAATGGTAACAAATTTGACCTTCACAAACACTcagaagaaaaatatggaTACTGAAAGAGAGGATGAAATAAATGAGAAGGTGGATTATGAGAGTTATTCGAGTGATACGAATGAAAATGGGGAagagaaagaaaaaaacgaaaaacaaaaacaacaaaaacaacaacaacaGCAACAACAAAAACAGCAACAACAGCAACAATCGaaacaacaacaacaatcgaaacaacaacaacaatcggaacaacaacaacaatcGGAACAACAACAACCAGAACAGAAAGAACAAGTAGATTATAATTATGACGATGATGaggatataaaaaaattcgTTTACAATAAATTTAACGATGTTGAAGGCAATATGAATAAGAATATCCTTATCGATATGAgcaaaaaaataaaaaataatgaacTTATTGAGACAGGTGAAAAATACGGAACAAATAATATGCCATTATATGAATTTGAaaatttttccttttattttttaaataaaaataatagaaaaaaatatatatttaaaaacatGAACTTAAACATTAATAGTGGGGAAAATGTGTTATTACTTGGTAAAAATGGAATTGGTAAATCCAcactttttaaaatattaactaataaatataattttctattaaaagaaaaggaaaataagttaaaagaaaaaaaaagtatttatgtatatggtgataatgatgatataatGGATACAAATTTTTCGAACTTAATAAATGAAAcaaatattgaaaatataaaaaaaaattataattttgaaGGTACAATTAATTgtaattttaaaaatgttcTCTTAACATACTTTGAACAAAATAtgattaaaaaattaaatgcTGAAATTAatgattattttaaaaatctAGTTGAAAAGGTAAACTATGAACCTATTagtttttataataattataataaaaatgatgatattatatccaatgaaaatttttgtttttatatattaaataaaacgaaattattgtataatgaaaaaatagataatattgaagagaaaataaataagttattaaaaattttttttattgatAGTAATACGTCTATTAAAGACAAAAGTGGAGGTGAAAAAGTGcgtatattatttctttctttatttttaaaaaaatcaaatttattattattagatgaaataaataataatcttgatatttatttaaaaaatttattattaaattttcttaattatatttatcaaggtagttatatattaacaacacatgatttttatataataaaaaatctaaataatattcataaaattatttatatatttgattatcaaaatattttcacATTTTATAATGTTCAAGATTTTAttgaaaatttttataatttcattCTTAATTCCTTTAATTTGTGTAATGCTGAATTAAAGGATCatgaatatatacaaaagaAAAGAGATAAAGTTAGATTACACAATTAttcaaattatttaaattcaCAAAACATTTTACAATCTAATCATCTtgtacaaaataatattcatcTATCATCTCCTTATGATACCAAAAAAAAGGATCTCATTAATTCCgaagaaaatatagaaCAATTAAATAATCGCGCCAATTATCAAAAATACctttatgataattatgattatgaaattttacaatttttaaaaaaacagtttgaaaaagataataatgaaagaaaaaattatgaacaaataaatatacaagaagaaatttttcaaaaaaaaaaaattaataaaaaaaattttggAGGCAAAGGAACCTCaggaaaaattaaaattaaaaattgGAAAAGATGgaagaaataa
- a CDS encoding hypothetical protein (conserved Plasmodium protein, unknown function): protein MFYGKVVKPDETVVPEVKDGYSVIHLSRACLNNPEHEGKIYVQVEDGNGCYNICCLQKNVCEDTPLDIFLMLDNDVKIKTSGSSNEVHIVGYYEVSFGQDNLDEDEDEFEDEFDNDEVRMLTKKNTLKNSLSNGISKRKKNLENNEDDETNVGRNDEDDEDDDDEDDEDEEEDDDEEDEDDEEDDEDDDDEEEEDEEDEDEEGEDEDDEEDEEEEEEEEDEEGEDVENKKKGGDKKKNKRSLDNKNDGPLKKSKIDDEGQFEKDLVAFLKKNGKSKLTELGKVKKPEGLKMKLGFFIKKHSNVFKFDTEGQIVSLK from the exons ATGTTTTACG gCAAAGTAGTTAAGCCTGATGAAACTGTAGTCCCTGAGGTTAAAGATGGATATTCAGTTATTCATTTATCAAGGGCCTGTTTAAATAATCCTGAACATGAAGGAAAGATATATGTCCAAGTAGAGGACGGAAATGGATGCTACAACATATGTTGCttacaaaaaaatgtatGTGAAGACACTCcattagatatatttttgatgTTAGATAATgatgtaaaaataaaaactaGTGGAAGTTCAAATGAAGTCCATATCGTAGGTTACTATGAAGTGTCCTTTGGTCAAGATAATTTAGACGAAGATGAAGATGAATTTGAAGATGAGTTTGATAACGACGAAGTAAGAATGCTTACAAAGAAAAATACCTTAAAAAATTCTCTTTCCAATGGTATATccaaaagaaaaaaaaacttaGAAAACAACGAAGATGATGAAACAAACGTAGGAAGAAATGACGAAGATGACGAAGATGAcgatgatgaagatgatgaagatgaagaagaagatGACGACGAGGAagatgaagatgatgaagaagatgatgaagatgatgatgatgaagaagaagaagatgaagaagatGAGGATGAAGAAGGAGAAGATGAAGATGACGAAgaagatgaagaagaagaagaagaagagGAAGATGAAGAAGGAGAAGATgttgaaaataaaaagaaaggaggagataaaaaaaaaaataaaagatcTTTAGATAACAAAAATGACGGTCCATTAAAAAAATCTAAAATTGATGATGAAGGTCAATTTGAAAAAGATTTAGTAGCcttcttaaaaaaaaatggaaaaagTAAATTAACAGAATTAGGTAAAGTTAAAAAACCAGAAGGActtaaaatgaaattaggtttctttattaaaaaacATTCAAATGTTTTCAAATTTGATACTGAAGGACAAATTGTatcattaaaataa
- a CDS encoding hypothetical protein (conserved Plasmodium protein, unknown function), whose product MRILLFGDENFSFCNGFLEDHEDDIVEVCSCLKENELKQESKNNIQSLNKNVVIHYGINPVQLKSKFPPNTFDALYYVLPGLSFHGYPEFIDPQTEMFKLRLNLFCFSFLKSSKNIIKPDGYVYLLFPEENQLNESVVVNNNENNDNVSSAGGVVADVGNSKKSSLPFLPIEPKKLARFCNIIREESKDYKLNLSVHSSWLPVLFNMPIVNEIPEWLKTCKYYCFKMTELDNNKNKTLKGNNQLADQNNNNNNNAATDANSNNNNNNNGTTNEEDDDIKRQQQDDEDQAQAQQEQQEKEEQEKQQQKQQQTNDENNGNNNNNNNEESKEKVDEDPDEYNVLKIPPQVFDYPIEKLGHVNECFLFKLYSINSKSILISRLTLKYDPRISGWKGDNKMKKDMMNNMNNMNMMKNMNNLMNMNKFKAGKYMKNKGSKNDFQQQYKNNLMQNNMNFALNKKGNMNLPPPPPNNLGMQPNNVTMANQNMNYKQNNFPFVNNYKNMPNNLTQNLQNSMTNIPMNVNPNLPNNMMNPYMNGAYNNNFRNNMYQQNIPLPPPINNFNKKIYQGHNINMKTNNDIYNSENMDKNYDNYNMKDNCKSDNDNNMNNTNMYSDDYEFEQTEYNSINAINNHINNSEDPDYYFLKQRSRDAHQYGTY is encoded by the exons aTG aggattttattatttggtGATGAGAATTTCAGCTTCTGCAACGGTTTTCTAGAAGACCATGAAGATGACATAGTAGAAGTGTGTAGTTGTTTGAAAGAGAATGAATTAAAACAAGAAAGCAAGAACAATATTCAATCGTTAAATAAGAATGTTGTAATTCATTATGGAATTAATCCAGTACAATTAAAATCAAAATTTCCACCGAATACGTTTGATGCCTTATACTACGTTTTACCTGGATTATCATTTCATGGATATCCAGAATTTATTGATCCTCAGACAGAGATGTTTAAACTGCgattaaatttattttgttttagttttttaaaaagtagtaagaatataataaaaccAGATGGTTATGTCTATTTATTGTTTCCAGAAGAAAATCAATTGAATGAATCTGTTgttgtaaataataatgagaataatgataatgtaTCATCAGCTGGTGGTGTTGTTGCTGACGTAGGAAATAGCAAAAAATCGTCATTACCATTTTTGCCAATTGAACCAAAAAAGCTAGCTAGattttgtaatataataagagAAGAAAGTAAAGATTACAAATTAAATCTTTCAGTACACAGTAGTTGGTTACCAGTTTTGTTTAACATGCCAATTGTAAATGAAATACCTGAATGGTTGAAGAcatgtaaatattattgttttaaGATGACAGAGTtggataataataagaataaaacGCTGAAAGGAAATAATCAATTAGCTGACcagaataataataataataataatgcaGCTACAGATGctaatagtaataataataataataataatggaACAACGAACGAAgaagatgatgatataaaaagaCAACAACAAGATGATGAAGATCAAGCACAAGCTCAACAAGAACAAcaagaaaaagaagaacaagagaaacaacaacaaaaacaacaacaaacaaatgatgaaaataatggaaataataataataataataatgaagaaagTAAAGAAAAGGTAGATGAAGATCCTGATGAATATAATGTTTTGAAAATCCCTCCACAAGTTTTTGATTATCCAATCGAAAAATTAGGACATGTAAATGAATGTTTCTTATTTAAGCTTTATTCTATTAATAGTAAAAGTATATTAATATCACGATTAACTTTAAAATATGATCCAAGAATTTCAGGATGGAAAGgagataataaaatgaaaaaagatatgatgaataatatgaataatatgaacatgatgaaaaatatgaataatcTAATGAATATGAACAAATTTAAAGCtggaaaatatatgaaaaataaaggttcaaaaaatgatttccaacaacaatataaaaataaccTTATGCAAAACAATATGAACTTTgctttaaataaaaaaggtaATATGAATTTACCACCACCACCACCTAACAATCTAGGAATGCAACCAAATAATGTTACCATGGCTAATCAAAATATGAACTACAAACAAAACAATTTCCCATTtgttaataattataaaaatatgccaaataatttaacacaaaatttacaaaattCTATGACAAATATACCCATGAATGTTAATCCAAATCTTCCTAATAATATGATGAATCCTTATATGAATGGTgcttataataataacttCAGAAACAATATGTACCAACAAAATATACCCTTACCACCCCCAATCAACAATTTCAACAAAAA AATTTACCAAGgacataatataaatatgaaaacaaataatgatatatataattctgAAAATATGGACAAgaattatgataattataatatgaag GATAACTGTAAATCGGATAATGATAACA aTATGAACAATACCAATATGTATAGTGACGACTATGAATTTGAGCAAACAGAATATAATTCAATAAATGCaataaataatcatattaaCAATTCGGAAGATCCTGATTATTACTT CTTAAAACAGAGGTCAAGGGATGCACATCAATATGgaacatattaa
- a CDS encoding hypothetical protein (conserved Plasmodium protein, unknown function), with protein MTNVKDVNKNDDHNISCTDKNKMKKTISVEIEKEHDEKIDLPLKGDNMENEKYQQNEQNDGNPKNVKSMEGLKSTYERGEFFQKRENEISEENYVTTCNKNDINEKKEMNYFKNKIHDNNNNNNNINVHNTSTNKNNSEGTYQLECNKNIFENNLYNKNEQGNVKLKKENPTFLEIQFKKSLLENENIKRNISAKNFYIIEEDMLINITIILDRIIEQLIIYYKEKDIDIDEQIVHFQNVFKVLYKLLSNISFHPNEEKYKTIKLRNIQVKNTFLINDDIYNLIKLLFDILNFNTDYSYIKLGQDYVNKINVDIINNSEGTEFLWKFHKEFNDKDAILFEYVLSSVKIIMNSLNKDITYKYSNSIEKNETKKNYQLNIDKYNRTDNLIQDQKRSLENLSNIANLSLNNKINIINQKKKEEQQALSDIRKIHNERYKVHKTHGDSNTNLMDTNRNKNIYNKKEYFNKKNGHLNKNNTHSMYNNNKSYDNEYDDSDNSNDRKNFKNGKKKIKHFFKNFFKKN; from the coding sequence atgacGAATGTAAAGGATGTTAATAAGAATGACGatcataatatatcatgtactgataagaataaaatgaaaaagacTATTTCAGTAGAGATAGAAAAAGAGcatgatgaaaaaatagATCTTCCCCTTAAAGGGGACAATATGGAAAATGAAAAGTATCAACAGaatgaacaaaatgatGGCAATCCAAAAAATGTCAAAAGTATGGAAGGACTAAAGAGTACTTATGAAAGAGGAgaattttttcaaaaaagagaaaatgAGATATCTGAAGAAAATTATGTAACAActtgtaataaaaatgatataaatgaaaagaaggaaatgaattatttcaaaaataaaatccatgataataataataataataataatattaatgtaCACAATACTAGTactaataaaaataattcagAAGGAACATACCAATTAGAGTGTAATAAGAACATATTcgaaaataatttatataataaaaatgaacaagGAAATGTAAAGCTTAAGAAAGAAAATCCAACCTTTTTAGAAATTCAATTCAAGAAATCATTATTAGagaatgaaaatataaaacgTAATATATCGGCAAAGaatttctatattataGAAGAAGATATGcttattaatattactaTAATATTAGATAGAATTATTGAAcaattaattatatattataaagaaaaagatataGACATAGATGAACAAATTGTACATTTTCAAAATGTATTTaaagtattatataaattattaagtAATATTAGTTTTCATCcaaatgaagaaaaatataaaactattaaattaagaaatatacaagtaaaaaatacatttttaattaatgatgatatatataatttaattaaattattatttgatatattaaattttaatactgattattcttatattaaACTAGGACAAGATTATGTGAATAAAATTAATGTagatataattaataattcaGAAGGTACAGAATTTTTATGGAAATTTCACAAAGAATTTAATGATAAAGATGCTATCTTATTTGAATATGTTTTATCCTCAgttaaaataataatgaattctctaaataaagatataacatataaatattcaaattcaatcgaaaaaaatgaaaccaaaaaaaattatcaatTAAATATAGACAAATATAACAGAACTGATAATTTAATTCAAGATCAAAAAAGAAGTTTAGAAAATTTATCAAATATAGCAAATCTTTCACTTaacaataaaattaatattattaatcaaaaaaaaaaagaagaacaACAAGCCCTAAGCGATATACGTAAGATACATAATGAAAGATACAAGGTTCATAAAACACACGGAGATAGTAATACAAATTTAATGGATAcaaatagaaataaaaatatatataataaaaaagaatatttcaataaaaaaaatgggCACCtcaacaaaaataatacacaTAGTATgtacaataataataaaagttaTGATAATGAATATGATGATAGTGATAATTCGAATGATAGAAagaattttaaaaatggaaaaaaaaaaataaagcatttttttaaaaacttttttaaaaaaaattaa
- a CDS encoding CS domain protein, putative: MEREKHENMLMAIARDFNSIDDLIETFLTFLENKTDYFHVMLNDKDVEMLSEKYDGAILKNLLNNNNCGFKAHSREQLLIKSFRKHQINYIMRKQPYIIENEEIKNKYLTSSDELKKIKYMPTTKDMNKEKQENSTKVDSDAHSLNVTQENHISIWNGGKTDKYYWNQALKEINLEMPLNEEIKPNDVNVQITNTNIKIYHCGVLKLEGMFYEEVDKQECVWSIEDKKKIIIYLEKKRENWWPCVIKGDTEIDTKNIESKKNLTDFDEKTQGQIRKFLLEQRMKNEGIPTPEDLRKQNIINNVLSSKGSPFGR; this comes from the exons atgGAGAGAGAAAAACATGAAAATATGCTCATGGCTATTGCCCGGGATTTTAATTCAATAGATGATTTAATAGAAACTTTCTTAACCTTCTTAGAAAATAAGACAGACTATTTTCATGTTATGCTTAATGATAAGGATGTAGAAATGTTGTCGGAAAAATATGACGGAGCTATacttaaaaatttattaaataataataactGTGGATTTAAAGCACATAGTAGAGAACAACTTTTAATTAAGTCATTTAGAAAACatcaaataaattatataatgagAAAACAACCATATATAATtgaaaatgaagaaataaaaaataaatatttaactTCTTCTgatgaattaaaaaaaataaaatacatgCCAACAACAAAAGATATGAATAAGGAAAAACAAGAAAATTCAACTAAAGTAGATTCAGATGCACATTCATTAAATGTTACTC AGGAAAATCATATATCTATATGGAACGGTGGGAAAACGGACAAATATTACTGGAATCAGGCCctaaaagaaataaatttaGAAATGCCtttaaatgaagaaattaAACCGAATGATGTGAATGTTCAAATAACcaatacaaatattaaaatttatcattgtg gtGTATTGAAATTAGAAGGAATGTTTTATGAAGAAGTTGATAAACAGGAATGTGTATGGAGTATAGaggataaaaaaaaaattataatttatttagaaaaaaaaagagaaaattGGTGGCCATGTGTAATAAAAGGCGATACAGAAATAGATACCAAAAATATAGAATcaaaaaagaatttaaCCGATTTTGATGAAAAAACGCAGGGGCAAATTAGGAAATTCCTACTTGAGCAAAgaat GAAAAACGAAGGCATTCCCACTCCAGAAGATTTaagaaaacaaaatatCATAAACAACGTTTTAAGCAGCAAAGGATCACCGTTTGGcagataa
- a CDS encoding translation initiation factor SUI1, putative — protein MEELEKEFDKIKIECDIEESDEKKNEQQSAEDEEEYDEEDDNEEKKKKEKISQKKLRYLKMKDKKEEKKKKKQNSKLNNKNEDESSNKKDNDINNKEHVNNDNSNNNNNNDSLKDDKHDKYEPVIVEYCKVCGMPYEYCEYGNSFNECKEENKDKYNYDALNSNVEVNKKQTKKPSKNVSQKITIQKTTRAKKKVVTVVTGLHPYIKLEKMAKIFSKFYACGSSVIKGANNNPDQIDIQGDVEHNIVEVIMKNCPELTEDSFSILPSK, from the exons atggaagaattagaaaaagaatttgataaaataaaaatagagTGTGATATAGAAGAATCAgacgaaaaaaaaaatgaacaacAAAGTGCAgaagatgaagaagaatatgacgaagaagatgataacgaagaaaaaaagaaaaaagaaaaaatatctcaaaaaaaattaagatatttaaaaatgaaagataaaaaagaagagaaaaagaagaaaaaacaaaattcaaaattgaataataaaaatgaagatgaaTCATCAAACAAAAAggataatgatataaataataaagaacatgtaaataatgataatagtaataataataataataatgattcTTTGAAAGATGACAAACATGATAAGTATGAACCCGTTATCGTTGAATATTGTAAag TTTGTGGTATGCCATATGAATATTGCGAATATGGTAACTCGTTTAATGAGTgtaaagaagaaaataaggataaatataattatgatgcTTTAAATAGTAATGTAGAAGTTAATAAGAAGCAAACAAAGAAGCCTAgtaaaaat GTATCtcaaaaaataacaatacAAAAAACAACAAGGGCAAAGAAAAAGGTGGTAACGGTTGTAACGGGATTACATCCATATATCAAGCTAGAAAAAATGGCAAAAATATTTTCGAAATTTTATGCATGTGGTTCCTCTGTAATTAAAGGCGCAAATAATAACCCCGACCAAATAGATATTCAG GGTGATGTAGAACATAATATCGTTGAGgttattatgaaaaattgTCCCGAATTAACCGAAGATTCGTTTTCCATTCTACCatcaaaatga